The DNA region gcaggtcaggtggtctggtatccctatctctttaagaattttccacagtttgttgtgatccacacagtcaaaggctttggcatagtcaataaagcagtagatgtttttctggactctcttgctttttcgatgatcaaaCAGATGTGGCaatttcctctgccttctctaaatccagcttgaacatctgaaagttcacagttcacatactgttggaagtctggcttggagaattttgagcattactttgctggcgtgtgaaatgagtgcaattttgtggtagtttgagcattctttgcaatTGCCTTAAAATCTCAGTAGTGTAacacagtaaatgtttatttcgcattaaaaaaaaattccaacacaGACACCCAGTTTCCCCATCATTCCAGTTTGGAAGAAACAGCCTACAAGATCAGCACAAGTAAAGAAAAGCCTAGAGGACATCACAAGATGCTTTTGCAGAGGCCAGTCCAAGAAGTAGCCTAAATCACTTCTGCTCACACTCCACTGGTTAAAACGCAATCACATGGACCCATCCTTAACTGCAAGGCCTGCTGGGAAATGGAGTCCTTACTGTGTGCCAGTAAATAGAACCAGTAGGAATATGAATACATATCAGTGTCTCTGTCACACCCTTAAAATATCACTTCCATAGAGATTCTTGACTGTATGAAGAATCTAATGGATTTGAAAACCTGAGTATGGCCTAATTCTTACCATACTAATAACAGCTTTCATTTCTGAGCACTGTTTTGAATGTTCTTAGCAGAGAATACATTTCTAGAGGAgattctaaaaacaaacaaaaacaaaagcaaaaacacctACAGGTTTTGGCTGGACTGAAGTTCTTGCTGGCCCCATCCCAGTTAGAATTTCCTTCATGGGCACACCCATTAATGGAAATTTGACCTCTAACTACTGTCATTGCCACAAACAGCCCATTTGTCCAGAATCACTTTCTTGGCCTATGACAGCTGATGGGCATTTCAAGGAAGGTGTTGACAGCCACAGTAGTTTCCTGGAATGCCCTTAAGAAACATGTGCTCTAGTGCTGCATGCTGACATCATGGGTGGCAGCGTCCCTGTCCTTTGCTCCTCCAGCCCTCCCAATGGCTGAGTAAGTGTCTATCATCTGGAACACCTAGAGTggcttctgttttcctctctgaaCCCAGATTGGCTGCATTTATAATGTTTCTGTCCTCCTGTGCAGTCTTAGCTGAGTAAGAAGGTCCAAGCTATATATTTCCTGAGCCTTGTCATGCTCATGACATGCATAGTCCATCTCATCCCTATGAACTCTCTAATGGGCAAGAAGATATGAGTTACAACTGATGCCCTCCCCACACTCCTTACACTAATAGGGCCTCTCTCCTGTGTGGACTCAGAGATGAACGTGAAGATCTGAGTTCCAACTGAAGCCCTTCCCACACTTGtcacatttatatggcttctctTGGGTGTGATCTCTCTGATGTAAGTGAACATAGGAGCTGTAACTGAAGCCCTTACTACACACTCGGCACGTGTAAGGCTTTCTCCTGTGTGAACTCTCTGACGAGTATGCAGAACTGAGCTGCAGGCGAAAGCCTTCCTGCACACATCACACTTGTAGGGTTTCTCCCCAACGTGGACCCTCTAGTGAATGCGCAGGTGTGTGCTTTGGCTAAAGCTCTTACCACACTCATCACACCTGTAAGGCTTCTCCCCCGTGTGCAGCTTCTGGTGAACTTGGAGAACTGAGCTAGAACCAAAGCATTTTCCGCACTCGCTGCATTTGTAGGGTTTCTCCCCTGAGTGGACCTTCTGATGGACAAAAAGGTTGGAGCTCTGATCAAAGTCCTTCCCACACTCGGTGGGTGCCTTTTCCCACTGTGGACCCTCTGACGGATACACAGGAGTGACCCGAATCCGAACCCCTTCCCACACACATCACAGGTGTAGGGCATCTCCCCCGTGTGGACTCGGCGATGGTTGTGAAGACAGGAATTGCAACTGAAGCCTTTGCCACATTCCATGCATTTATAGGGCTTGTCTCCTGGAGGGCCACTGGGATTCCTAGGAAGGTCTGAGTTCTGTCTGCAGCCCTGAGCCCACTCTTGACCTTCACTTGTTTTCTCCCCTGAGAAATGGGTTTTATCATGAACAGTACGTTCTGAACTCTGGCTAAAGTCCATTCCACACAGATGGTGTTTATAAGATTTTCCTCCCGTGTTAGCACTGTGATGAACATGAGCATCATCTGTGAAGCCCATTCCAGAGTTATTACATCTGAAAGCGTGCCACACTGCATGGACCATGTGACTGTGTTTGACTGTTGACTTTATAACCAAATGTCTCCCACAGTTGGTGTATCTACAAAGTTCCTCTCCTTTACATTCTTGGGAATCATCATAATCACGTAAGGTCTGAAAGGAAGCTGTCATCACACCAAGCACATCCATCCAGTTTCTCTTCCATCTGCTTTCTCCAAGGATTATGGGGCTCAGTCATTAGGTTGCCTTTCTTCCAAGATTCTCTGGTAAGGACCTGTGTCAGGCTTTTACAAGCTGTAATGTCTtgattttctaaataaatggcatttattacatggttttcattttcagaaatctGAAGAGACACTCCTGTCCACTCTTCACAGAGGGAAATGTCTCCTAAATACTGGGAACAATCTCCTTGCAGATTCATAATAACATAATCATGACTCACGATCAATTCGCTGATCCTTTGGTTCCAAATTTGCCAAAAGTAGAGCATTTCTGGTGAGAGGTGACTCAAGCCTTTTCCCCGAAGGTTCATAAGGTTAGGGTTTTAAATCCTGTCTTCTatgagaagaaagagaatttgGCTAAGCAAACAAGTAGATCATCTATCCAAATGCTCTGAGGATATGAAGCTGGGTGGGATGAGAAGTTGCCACTGGATCCTAGTTGTGTATGAAACAATTAGAAACCTAGTCATTCTAATCTGTGAGCTGTCAATCAAAAACCACTGACTGCAGTTGCATCAAAAGAAATACTGGAAACAatttataaaggaagaaattcaCCTCTCTGCTATTAGAGTAGTCCATAAAAAGATTTTAGTCATTTTGCTAATTTGTTTTTAAGTAATGGATTTGATATCCATGACCTCTAAAGCCTGTAGTTTTTTcagcaatatttaaaaataaatttatctagaataactttgcttccaaaatacacaagcttTTATAGTTTTTAAGCACATATTCCCTGTGAGACAACTTTAAAACTTAATAAATCTCTGTGTGGGTACTTTTGTAAGAATTAGGTACATCTGTGAGGCTTTAAAGGGAGATGAACTTTTAAACAGTGTATATATTGAACCACACTGAAATGGAAAGCACCCTTTCTATACTTAAAATTTGTTGTTCATTGTGAATTCATTTTCAACATATTCTTGGTTATTGCT from Cervus elaphus chromosome 4, mCerEla1.1, whole genome shotgun sequence includes:
- the ZNF285 gene encoding LOW QUALITY PROTEIN: zinc finger protein 285 (The sequence of the model RefSeq protein was modified relative to this genomic sequence to represent the inferred CDS: inserted 4 bases in 3 codons; substituted 5 bases at 5 genomic stop codons) gives rise to the protein MRHGPGRVLKLTFKDVAMEELALLDSAQINLYQDVILENFRNLVSVEDRIXNPNLMNLRGKGLSHLSPEMLYFWQIWNQRISELIVSHDYVIMNLQGDCSQYLGDISLCEEWTGVSLQISENENHVINAIYLENQDITACKSLTQVLTRESWKKGNLMTEPHNPWRKQMEEKLDGCAWCDDSFLSXTLRDYDDSQECKGEELCRYTNCGRHLVIKSTVKHSHMVHAVWHAFRCNNSGMGFTDDAHVHHSANTGGKSYKHHLCGMDFSQSSERTVHDKTHFSGEKTSEGQEWAQGCRQNSDLPRNPSGPPGDKPYKCMECGKGFSCNSCLHNHRRVHTGEMPYTCDVCGKGFGFGSLLCIRQRVHSGKRHXTECGKDFDQSSNLFVHQKVHSGEKPYKCSECGKCFGSSSVLQVHQKLHTGEKPYRCDECGKSFSQSTHLRIHXRVHVGEKPYKCDVCRKAFACSSVLHTRQRVHTGXKPYTCRVCSKGFSYSSYVHLHQRDHTQEKPYKCDKCGKGFSWNSDLHVHLXVHTGERPYXCKECGEGISCNSYLLAHXRVHRDEMDYAFQKFRALNNISYSGVPGIALSESLRNLRSDSEELPFHGRLRPSLPLCSGDLNPSNSSALTQSRQGANSGPGREAMVGG